The Ooceraea biroi isolate clonal line C1 chromosome 3, Obir_v5.4, whole genome shotgun sequence genome contains the following window.
ACAGGATTGAACGAAATATCCATAAAAACATCccaaaaatttatctttattgtgATGATCAAGATATAGAAAATTcactttttgttttaataaattgcactCACAACTTGTACGCGATGCGCCAAGAGTCGTCAAGGCGTTATTGAGATGATTGTATTCATCTTGCGCCAGACAGAGCCTCTGTTGTTTCACGTCATAGATCTCCTTCTTCGCCTATAACACAAGAGTTTTATGGTCATTTTAGAACAGTTATCACCACAACTTTTATTATCGTgcacataatatatatcaagagATAATAAATGTCAACAGAATAATTTGTAACAGTTATCTAAGTTTCTTCAAGTCATACAAAGTTCTAAAAACTTGAGTTTAGGAGTTTGTTGTAAAAGTATGTTGATTCTTTAATGTCGTGTTTGATAAACGCTccgcataaaaaatataattagatatttgttatatcatttcattttatacatTCGTATCACTCTATATATTCTCAATATATAGACGTTTTCACCGCATAATTCTTTCCGCAGTGTATCACAATATATCAATCTCAATGAAGAAGATCAGTTCACCAAGACGCAAATGCCAACACATAACTGCGTTTGGCTATAAGAAACATTCTCTGCAACGACGCGTTTTGACGTCTCGGCAAGAAGATTTTCCAAAAGAAAAAACACCCTCTTAAAAGACAGACATTAATTTCACATTTTGCACGGCAACACAATTCGATTCCGAGGAAACGTAATTCGCATTTCACACTTCCACATTCGGAAAAGGATCAATTTCGAGATGAGAAAACGACACAATATAATCACGAAGAATCGGCGAGTACTCTCAAGTATGCcattttttatacgaatatcCCAAGTGTGTATTTCTTACGTATTCGCAGTAGTAATACGCCGTGGCATCAGCGTCGTCGCGCTTGTAACACTGCTCCCAATAGAATCTCTGTATCTGCTCATCGTTCTCGTAATCGTTGTGATAACACATCCTCATGCGGTACTGCGACACGATGTTCTCGTAAATCTGTTCTTCTTGATACTGCTGATGCTGCTGGGTTACgcgttgttgctgttgctgataCTGGACATACGTCGGACGTTGCAGACTCCTGCGTTGATGTTCCTGCGTCTGCTGTTGATGATGATGGTAATTGTCCAGGTAGCTACGGTACTGATGCGCGGGTACAAGTACGCAGAGGGTGTACTGACGGTCCATGCCGAGTACACGGTGGACTGCGCGCACTTTCTACGGCTACGCGATGCCTCTCTTACTCTTCTTCACCCTCTTCCTCCGCCTCTCGttccgtttcttcttctttttcctcctctcttcctTGCTTTTCCTCTTCCAccactctttctctttccttctcctcctcctagatatttctctttctctctctctcttctctccacCTCCTTTCGTTTCaccgcttcttcttctcttcctcctctcgaTCCCGTCTCGTGCCCTCCTGCGCTCCTGTGCTCTCCTATCTTCTCTTCTCCTCACCTCATCTTCGCGAAGGCCTCCTCGAGACTGGCCGGTATACGGGGCCCGAAATTCCGTTCCCCACCTCAGTGGGTCTCAATTTTTAAGGGATCCcaccttttttctcttcttgccTTCTCTTCCTTCGCCTCATACACCGTCCGGCCAGTCCTGCCTGCCCCCTCTTTGGTATCTCTCCTACCGCTCCCCCAACACCCCTTTTACCCCCACTGTCACAACCTCGCGCACACaaacttctttctctctttaacaGAATGGAGCACGAACTGACTCCATGTACTCCCTCTTCGTTCTCCTCctactcttcttcttctgctacttcttcttcttcttctcttctccttcGCCTTCTCCTCTCTCGTACCAGAGACTCCTTTCCACTACATACTCTGTGTCATCTCTCTCACTTCTCAGCGACCTCAAGCGCTTTTTTCTTATCCAGCGCAAAAAGGCGAACCCTGGCAACTCCAGCAGGATCGTCGTAACTAGGATCCTGACACGAATAAGATCTGTGCATTTAGAAAAGTCGCAATTTAAGTGTAGCGAAAATAAGGTTCTCTATTAATAACAGATAGCTGTGCTGACTGTTTGATTAATTCGATGAGTGTTgaaaaaaatccatttttacACTAAATATGTGTTAAATACTCGTTGCGATAATTGATATTGACTATAGAGGCCACGATCTTGAACGCGCACGCGATATCCGCgcatgaagaagaagaaaatgaagTACGTTATTGTTGACGAAGACAACGTGATATTGTGATCTCATGAATACTCTTTCCTTCATAAAAGAGCTGAAATCTGTATTTCGTCGCTACATCAGCTCCTCTGggtcccccccccccttttTCAGGTCCGCGGAATGTCACGAGATACGAGAGTTCGCGTATAATCCACACACGAGGTGTAGGGCGTTCAGCAGCGAGCGCACGATCCTGCCGCTGGTGGAGCGTAGCATGCGTGCGAGCTAGGAAGACGGGCAAGAAAGATGGAAGCAACGGGAGGGTACTCGAGATCGTGCGGAGGGATCAGCAGAGGACGAGGCCGAAGAACGAAGAGAAGGCAGGAGAGACAGAGGAGGCGTGAGGAAGGGACGCGGCGGAAAGGCGAAGGAAGGAAACGAATggagaggaaggaggagaTCGCACGGCGAGGTCACGGCGCGACCCTGCTGAACGTGGTCGCGCGTTCGTCGGTGCCCTGCTGTCGGTAGTAGAACCGACCTTGAGTCGCGCGTTACGCCCCGTCCTTGTTGGAATTTCTGGGGCCCCTACTGGCCCATCAGCCGTGTTGTCTCCGACATCATCTAAGAGCGGGCCCAGCAAGCGGGGCCTGCCGCTTGGTTGCGCGCTTGCCCCACCACGATCCTCCGGCAATCGCGAAGCTCGCTCGTGGTGCCCCAATATGTGCACCGGGAGAGAGAGCACGCGAGTTCTTTCCCCCGGCTCTCCATCCTCCTCCATCTTCCCCGCGGAACCTTCTCATGGTCTCTCCTTTCCTACCTCCTCTCTCCCCTGtcgctcttcttcctctttgcACTCGAAACGTCGGAGGGAATCCACGGCGCCTCACGCGCATATTTCTCGGTCGATACTATTATTGTTGAGCGAGCACGCAGATGGTATCGAGTACGGGCCGGTTCGTCCACACCGCGGAAAGAAGCCCGCTTATTTTTCCCCGCCTGTCCTTCCCCATCCTTCTCCACCTCCTTcacctcctccacctcctcttcttcttcctacTCCTCCTTCGCCGCCACCGTAACGGCCTGGCATCTCCGACTAGCGCATTTTTTTCGTTCGATGgactttcttctttcttccccGAAACAACTTTAATTTCCGTCAGGAAATCTCGGACCCCCTTTCGGACCATCTCACTATTCTTCgctctttcttttaatttatattgctgtCGAATCAAGAATGCCATTTCATTCTTTTCTATCAATGCACATGCAATGCGTTTGTCACGGCGTTATCAATAACGTATAATTACAATTCATCAAAGTTCTCCTAAACATGTTTGGATTATACACGAAAGctcaaatatttcttaaaccTTCGCGCCTTTATTTCATCCGTGATCCTGTTGCCCAAAGTTCCGATTCTTATCCCTATCTGTCGAGGACGAGCCGGACGTCTAAGAACGTCATTCCCGCTTTGAAGAAATCGAAAGGAatggcgaaataaaaaaaaggctCTGCAGCGACAGCCGCATTCCAAGCGAGACGCCTAATACCGTTCGTAGCTCTACAAAAAAACATAAGGTCATCTGGAAGGATACGAGGAGAAGAAGGCACGATAGGATCATACGAGAGGAACGAGGAGCCGCCGAGTTGTCGGCCCGAGAACGACGATGGGGAACGAGCAGAAGACGTTCCCTCTGTTTCTCCTTCCTTCGGATACATCCCTGCACAAACGGCTGCGATTTATACCGCCCGGAACTCGCTATCCTAGAGCCGAATACCTAACTGATTGCCGAAGTCCATTCCATCGAGtcgtcttttctctctctctttctcttccctccATTTTCCACCCTCTTTCACCTTCCTCAATAtcctcccttcctctcccATCTTCATTCCTCTTCATTCCTCTCCTCCTTGCCTCTCCTGCCCCCTCGTTCTCGTATcatctcctcctcctgcttCCTCCCCTTTCTCTCATCATTCTCTCGTGCGTCATTAAAGAATTTCTcagagagaaatattattaacgttTTAACGGCCTCGTCACACAACCCACGTACACAACGTGCATGGCACTTGTGTTGCCTTAACAGTTCCGCCACTCGCATATCTGGACTTTGTGTTTCCGTTTAAGTTACATTCACCCGTAATGCCGCGTAATTAAACCAAAAGTAAGGTCCTCTGTCTGAAGAAGTCAGCTTTTCGCGAAATGTAGGTGTGATCTTCACGGTTGCCGCAGTAGTCAGAAGGAATTCCGATATACGATCGGTCTTTCGGTCGACGGGGTCAGGCAATATGTTAGACGCTGAAGACAGAGTCAGGCAACGTTACGGACCAGCGTACGCGTTTCCACGTTGGATTCGTCGTCTGTGATAATAATTCCCACGGCGCGGCATGTAACGCACGTATGtattatacgtacatatatacgtacgtacacgcacacatgtGCTGACTTGATGGTGCAGCTCTGCGTACAGGATCTCTTCGTCCGAGAGGAGAGGACGATGTCCGTGGCGCGCGAACGCACCGTGAAGCAGAAGACGAGAGCTGCACCAGGAAGAAAATAAACAGGGAGTTCGACTCGGGAATGTATCCGAAAGAACAAACGATGAGGCGAGAGGAATAGCACAAGCAAGAGTCACTAATAAGAGAACGCGGGAGAATACCTGAAGGAACCTGAAACGAAATTGGAATAGATAAAACGAAAAGTTGGGACGAAGTGAACAAACATTTCTCGCCTTGGAAGGTCGCCTTgggcaaattattaaattcccTTGGACTGTAAACGAAGAATATCGCTAGAGTATGGCATGACTAGAGTTGTGATTCCTCTGCGAACAGAAAAGATGAACAAGAGCGCGAATTTGCGCGAGGTACGGGCTCGCGATGCGGAGGGAAGCGAGACACAGCGGATGGCGAACTTAAGATAGAAAGgccgagagagggagaagatCGGAGAAAGAGGGGCGAAAGATGGAGGGAAGAGGTTGGATGGAAAGGgggaagagaggaggaaggcaaagaaagagagatggcgACAGGTTGgagcgaagagagaaagaaggacagAGGGacggaagaagaaaaagaaatggagaggaaaggagggagagtgaaaaagagaaggagagaaagagagagagagagagagaggccacGGCGTGGCCGGAGTTCACGTTGCAAGGAGTAGTAATGGCAAGGAAGGGGGCCCGTCGTGCGCGCAAGcaagcgaacgaacgagcgagcgagcgagcgagcgagtgtgTGTAGATAGTATAGTAGCAGTAGTCGCGacggcggaggaggaggagggatcGGAATGCAGCCGAGTGAGGAATTCCGACCCCTCCCGCATATTTATCTGAGCGCGCGGCGGCGAAGGCAGCGGGACCTGAGTCGGGCCCGGTCCGCGGGACCCCCTTTTATAGTGCGCCAACCACGCGGTCcgcagagaaagagatgctgaaggagagaaagagcaagaaggagaaaataaaaataaagaagagagGAAGCGTGGTAatagagagaaacagagagatggagaaagaCGGAGAGACAGACTGAGAATACTTACGAGGCCAGTGCCAGGCCACTATATACTACGGCCTTAGCATATAGGCTTATTCAGCAATGCCCCGCGGTATTTTGTAATTGGGCGCATTCGTAAGATTTTCTTATGAATGCACGGCCGAGTgaaaaagggaggaagaggactCGGCAAGACGAGAATAAAAACGAACGCGAAGGACGTCGCGCATGCCTTTTCATCGCCATCATTCTTTTCGTTTTAAGTCGGAGTCTATAGTTGTGCGGATATCTCCCGATAGTTGTTAAAGAATAGTCGCCGACATTAGTGTCCATAGTtgcatttatatgaaaaaaattatgtcaCTCTTCGTAGCATGACTACATCTTTCGTAATTGTGTAAATCTgctgaaaaaaaacaaatataaaatatttccggGTGAACGAAATAAGATTAGAACGAGTTTCAAATGCCAAGCTCATGAATTTTACGACGTCGGGACGATGACGCTCAAGTTTCCACCAGACATGATTTTCGTAGAATTCGACCGGACCTGCTGCCTTCCAAGGCTGATGAAGGCCCGATGATGGCCGccacgaaaagaaaaaagaaaggggaACGTGCtttcgagattaaaatgaTTAGGTTTAGGGGAGACGAAGGGGAAGGGAAAGAAGAGAGCAGTGTGAGGAGGGCCCGAGAGCGCTACCGGGCGCTCACGTGATCGCCCTGTAGCTACCGAATTCCGTATGAAGTGGGTCTCGTGTTTGGCTCAAAGGGCCCTACGAGGCCCCTCTAAACAACctgatccacttcagaaccaCGGGGGTAAGAAAATCGGCTGATATGCTATACATAAGCGGATGCAACTTTACGCTCTTCCACACTGTGGCTCACTTGAACGTCccgttgttattatttttttcatgaaaaatgcaagatcattataaaaagtattcttGTTACAAATCgtcataaatgaaaataaaagatagtCGCAAAGAGTCAAAATTAAGTGACAAGAAAAAATCTCGTTcttaaattataagaaaattcaaCTTGGATTCACGACTGGAAATTCCACGACGAATCCGCCATCTAAATATCGTGGaacgtatattataaaattatgtcgTGTGCCCATACGTACGTTCATCGACGTGAACGTGAATTTTTACAAGCGTCAGATGGAACGCGCGAGATCAGTGATATCTGATTCAGATTTACGTTCgaaggagagaggaaaggagcaAGAGAGGGGCAAAGGAGGGATCAAGAGTAATCGGACTGACGGTCGAGAAAGGAATTTCTTTGGCCGGACAGCTGCTGCCGAACAAAGAACGTGGGATATAAAAGAAGAGTTTCTCGGGACGCACGTGGCtcccgcgagagagaaagagagagagaaagagagagactccATGgctaatataaaaaatgcacCCCGCTTTCacatttttccaaaaattctttttccatCAATTTTGTCCTTTCCTAAAAATTCAGGTCAcaaaacagaaaattattcaacgttaaaaagattatataatgttatgtaaaaatttaccGCAAGATGTTTTTCAGAAAATTACAGGAAAAGGCAAGTTTACAGAAAAAtgagatatttcttttctcttcgcgAAATTCCATCGGGAGAGGAAAAGAATTACTCCGACAGTTTTTCGAAAtgaattttgtcaaaaaaaatttaattttgtgtcTCATCGTGCCCCGTGTGTAACTTCGATTCGACGTCGCAGAGCGACGGACACGGGCTTTGTGCAACCGTAGGATCGGCTTGATTCACTTGTGCCAATTGACGAGCCGCGATTACACACGCAGTCCGCGATCTTGCTCACAGAAGTCGCCACGATGCCTGGACTCCGTGGCACGCGTTGCCGAGTCAAACGCGGCCGTGGATTCGCCGTGGCAAATCTGCGGCTGCACCGAATGGCAACTTACTTTTGCATTAACGCTATGTATCGAGTGAAAGTGTATTGCGCATTCCGCAAATGTTATACGAGCGCATGCTCCGCACTGTGGTGCGATACCACGCAAAGAGCACGCGGTAAAGAGCGGCTTCCCAATTTCACCAGAAATTTACCAGATGCAGATGAAGAGACCGAGATCATATTCCCTTCAACGTAATCGCAAAAAAACCTCGATAATTTATCGAGTTCTGTACTTCATGACTTCCAAGAAACACTCGAGACCGGATTCCTCAATGAGCAATTGCTCAATGATGAGTTTCTTAATGGAAAATCCAAAAATCGGGAGATCCAAGAAAGCGAACTTATCGGGAAGCTCTGGAAAAACGGAGATAATGACGATATCTTGTTCGTCCGAACGGTCAAATCGCCCGCGCCGGCGCACAGTGGGAGAAAAGGCTCTGTTTCTAGACAAAAATCTACCGACAGTCCAATTTtcaaccgatttgaaaaatttttttaacttactCGTTATGAGTTCCTCTATAACGTATTActgctaatttttcaagataaagctgaaattcaaaatggcgcatCCATTATGGTGGTCAAACATATTAAACTCCCGTGATGGTGAATATATTACCTATATTATCTACGTATATACAGATTTTTAGAGTCACTAAATACGAATCTGAGatcaaattgtttaaattcagAATAACATTCGATATGGCAGttaagaaaaacgaaatttttcattattcagtAGATCTGCACAGAAATTGATATCTAAGTTTCTGGGATCGCTAATTACAAATCCGTAAtctatttcaatttttaacgagtgactgaattttactttattaaagtattttattaataacgcaaTACTTACTCCCTTTTACCACaagtatgtaaaaatgtatatgtgcgcgcgcgcgcgcgtgtgtgtgtgtaaaatggttcttatctatctttttatgctttttgtggttgttttttttatttttatatattttaaatctgtATATACGTAGATAATATAGGTAATATATTCACCATCACGGGAGTTTAATATGTTTGATCACCATAATGGatgcgccattttgaatttcagttttatcttgaaaaattagcagTAATACGTTGTAGAGGAACTCATAacaagttaaaaaaaatttttcaaatcggttgaAAATTGGACTGTCGGTAGATTTTTGTCCAGAAACAGAGCCTTTTCTCCCACTGTGCGGCGTCGCGAGTAGCAACGAAAGTAGAAAAATGTGATCTACGAGGATTAATCCGGCGGATTAATCGAGTCGGGAGGGAGCAGTAGACCGGATAAATTGGACTAGCCGAATTGATACGTCgcagaatttattttcgcaCCTGTCTCCGGTGAAGATAACGGCTGATACGGCGACGTCGACGCGCGAtagcgtcgcgtcgcgtcgcgtcgtgccGCATTCCAGCGCGTcgccgcctcctcctccttacGGGCGCAAAACAACCCGATCGCGCGCCTTTCACATTCGCCGGACAGGCTGGATTAATTCAACAATAGCGCGAGAATGGCTTAAGTGCGCTTCAAATAAGTTCGATCAATGGCTGCTGCTCCGAGTGCGGCTCCGAGCAGAAGCTCGCCGAAGTGGAAAGAGAGACGGGGGCGAGGGACCGTCGAGTATCAACGATCGCCGATCCACGATCGATCGAGCGattaattcaataattgtaaattaaataatcaataattgatCATTCGACGACGCCAATTATCTTCGCGCGAGATATAAGCTAAATATAACTTTGATTAGTTCCTCGTAAACGCTGAATGACTGTAAGCGAGAGactcgtcctctctctctcgcacttGGGTGCgcgcataattattatattaatgtgaCGCATGAGTGCCGGGTCACCCGGTATATACATCCGCGGTAATACACCGCTGTCTTATCGGCCAGATACGGCAGGATTTAACAAATTCCTGCCGGGGAAAGTTCTTGGTGCATTTTGCGTTTATTGACGTACACAAacgtgcgcgcacgcacgtaaATACATACGCGTAACTCACGTCCACTTTGATACCCACATGCGCATAGGTGCGTACGCGTATAAGAAGGCACGCTCACGctcctcgctcgcgcgaaacgcATGCACCGTTTGCATGAATCACGCGCTGGGTATCCGATTATGCGGTaattagaattataaaatatcaacaACTACGTCAAATCTCGATCG
Protein-coding sequences here:
- the LOC105276904 gene encoding putative cyclin-dependent serine/threonine-protein kinase DDB_G0272797/DDB_G0274007, with protein sequence MDRQYTLCVLVPAHQYRSYLDNYHHHQQQTQEHQRRSLQRPTYVQYQQQQQRVTQQHQQYQEEQIYENIVSQYRMRMCYHNDYENDEQIQRFYWEQCYKRDDADATAYYYCEYVRNTHLGYSYKKWHT